The Tepidibacter aestuarii genome contains a region encoding:
- a CDS encoding urocanate hydratase, with the protein MISNIDISNGMTIKLDDVFYDMPEFVPNIRRAPKREFTLNKAETKLALKNALRYIPENLHEKLAPEFLDELLTMGRIYGYRFRPSGNIKAKSIEEYKGKCIEGKAFQVMIDNNLDFDIALYPYELVTYGETGQVCQNWMQYRLIMKYLEELTVDQTLVIQSGHPVGLFRSNPKAPRVIITNALMIGMFDDQQNWHRAMALGVANYGQMTAGGWMYIGPQGIVHGTYSTLLNAGRLILGLDEKSDLRGKLFVTSGLGGMSGAQGKAVEIANGVGIIAEVDYSRIQTRHEQGWVSEVAKTAKEAFDVAKKYMDKKEKCAIAYHGNIVDLLEYAVDNNVKIDLLSDQTSCHAVYDGGYCPQGLTFEERTELLGKDKAKFVELVDSTLKHHFELIKKLHENGTYFFDYGNSFMKAVYDAGAVEISKNGVDEKDGFIFPSYVEDILGPQLFDFGYGPFRWVCLSGKEEDLLKTDKAAMDCIDPDRRYQDRDNYIWIKDAHDNKLVVGTQARILYQDAMGRTRIALKFNEMVRNGEIGPVMLGRDHHDVSGTDSPFRETSNIKDGSNIMADMATHCFAGNAARGMSLIALHNGGGVGIGKSINGGFGMVLDGSKRVDDILNAAMPWDVMGGVARRSWARNQNSITTSIEYNQNNKGTDHITLPYIASDELVRSLVDNKFE; encoded by the coding sequence ATGATATCTAATATTGATATTTCTAATGGGATGACGATAAAACTTGATGATGTATTTTATGACATGCCTGAATTTGTGCCAAATATAAGAAGAGCACCAAAGAGAGAATTTACTTTAAATAAAGCAGAAACTAAGCTTGCTTTAAAAAATGCGCTTCGTTATATACCGGAGAATTTACATGAAAAATTAGCTCCTGAATTTTTAGATGAGCTTTTAACTATGGGAAGAATATATGGATATAGATTTAGACCGAGCGGAAACATAAAGGCTAAATCAATAGAGGAATATAAGGGAAAGTGTATTGAAGGTAAAGCCTTTCAGGTGATGATAGATAATAATTTAGATTTTGATATAGCGCTATATCCTTATGAACTTGTTACTTATGGAGAAACAGGACAAGTTTGCCAAAATTGGATGCAATATAGACTTATAATGAAGTATCTTGAAGAACTTACAGTTGATCAAACTCTTGTTATTCAATCTGGCCATCCTGTGGGCCTTTTTAGATCAAATCCTAAAGCTCCAAGAGTTATAATTACCAATGCTCTTATGATTGGAATGTTTGATGATCAGCAAAATTGGCACAGAGCCATGGCACTTGGTGTTGCTAACTATGGACAAATGACAGCCGGAGGATGGATGTATATTGGACCACAAGGTATAGTTCATGGTACATATTCTACTTTATTAAATGCTGGAAGATTAATATTAGGACTTGATGAAAAGAGTGACTTAAGAGGAAAACTATTCGTAACATCAGGTCTTGGTGGAATGAGTGGAGCACAAGGTAAGGCTGTTGAGATTGCCAATGGAGTAGGGATTATAGCTGAGGTTGATTATTCAAGAATTCAAACTAGACATGAACAAGGTTGGGTAAGCGAGGTTGCGAAAACAGCTAAAGAGGCCTTTGATGTAGCTAAAAAATATATGGATAAAAAAGAAAAGTGTGCAATCGCTTATCATGGAAATATAGTAGATCTTTTAGAATATGCAGTTGACAATAATGTGAAAATAGATTTACTTTCAGACCAAACATCATGCCATGCAGTATATGATGGAGGATATTGTCCTCAAGGTCTTACATTCGAAGAAAGAACTGAGCTTTTAGGTAAGGATAAAGCTAAATTTGTAGAACTTGTAGATTCAACTTTAAAGCATCATTTTGAACTTATTAAAAAGCTACATGAAAATGGAACATACTTCTTTGATTATGGAAACAGCTTTATGAAGGCAGTATATGATGCAGGAGCTGTTGAAATATCTAAAAATGGAGTAGATGAAAAAGATGGATTTATATTCCCTTCATACGTAGAAGATATATTAGGACCTCAATTATTCGACTTTGGATATGGACCATTTAGATGGGTTTGCTTAAGTGGTAAAGAAGAAGATTTATTAAAAACTGATAAAGCTGCTATGGATTGTATAGATCCAGATAGAAGATATCAAGATAGAGACAACTATATATGGATTAAGGATGCACATGATAATAAATTAGTAGTTGGAACACAAGCAAGAATATTATATCAAGATGCTATGGGAAGAACTAGAATAGCTCTTAAATTCAATGAAATGGTTAGAAATGGTGAGATAGGACCTGTAATGTTAGGTAGAGATCACCATGACGTATCAGGAACAGATTCTCCATTTAGAGAGACTTCTAATATAAAAGATGGAAGTAATATAATGGCTGATATGGCAACTCACTGCTTTGCTGGAAATGCTGCAAGAGGTATGAGCCTTATAGCACTACATAATGGTGGTGGAGTAGGTATTGGTAAATCTATAAATGGTGGATTTGGAATGGTACTTGATGGAAGTAAGAGAGTAGATGATATATTAAATGCGGCTATGCCATGGGATGTTATGGGTGGAGTTGCAAGAAGATCATGGGCAAGAAACCAAAATTCTATAACTACAAGTATTGAATACAACCAAAACAATAAGGGTACAGATCATATAACACTTCCTTATATAGCTAGTGATGAACTTGTAAGAAGTTTAGTTGATAATAAATTTGAATAA
- the hutI gene encoding imidazolonepropionase codes for MIADLIIKNIGHLATMRGVNKPRIKEEMNNIEILENAYVAIKDGKISYIGQGHIIEGLIGDNTEIHDAKGLTVTPGLIDPHTHLVHGGSRENEFSLKISGVPYIDILKQGGGILSTVKSTKEASLDQLYSKAKKSLDIMLGYGVTTVESKSGYGLELDTEKKQLEVNKKLNESHPVDIVSTFLGAHAVPKEYKENPDEFVDIIIDMLPKVKDLAKFCDVFCEEGVFSVEQTRKILNKAKEYGYKVKLHADEIVSIGGAELAAEIGAISADHLMAASEEGMNLMAKNGVIANILPGTSFSLMKNYAEARKMIEHGVPIALSTDYNPGSCPTENIQFIMQLGSLALKMTPNEVLTAVTINAAYSVDKADEIGSIEVGKKADLVIFDAPNVDYIMYHFGINHTHSVYKEGKLVVDNKRVVY; via the coding sequence ATGATAGCAGATTTAATAATAAAAAATATAGGGCACTTGGCAACAATGAGAGGTGTTAATAAACCTAGAATAAAAGAAGAAATGAACAATATTGAGATACTTGAAAATGCATATGTAGCTATAAAGGATGGAAAAATATCGTATATAGGACAAGGACATATAATAGAAGGATTAATAGGAGATAACACTGAGATACATGATGCAAAGGGACTTACTGTAACACCAGGACTTATAGATCCTCATACTCATTTGGTTCATGGAGGATCTCGTGAGAATGAATTTAGCTTAAAGATAAGTGGTGTTCCGTATATAGATATATTAAAACAGGGTGGAGGAATACTTAGCACTGTTAAATCTACTAAAGAAGCTTCATTAGATCAGCTTTACAGCAAAGCTAAAAAGAGTCTTGATATAATGCTTGGATACGGTGTAACTACTGTTGAATCAAAGAGTGGATATGGGCTTGAGCTTGATACAGAAAAGAAACAGCTTGAAGTGAACAAAAAATTAAATGAAAGTCATCCTGTAGATATAGTATCTACATTTTTAGGAGCTCATGCGGTACCTAAAGAGTACAAGGAAAATCCAGATGAATTTGTAGATATAATAATAGACATGCTTCCAAAGGTAAAAGATTTAGCTAAGTTTTGTGATGTGTTCTGTGAAGAGGGAGTTTTCTCAGTAGAACAAACTAGAAAAATATTAAATAAAGCTAAAGAATATGGATATAAGGTTAAGCTTCACGCAGATGAGATAGTATCAATAGGAGGAGCAGAACTTGCGGCTGAAATAGGGGCAATATCGGCAGATCATCTAATGGCAGCTAGCGAAGAAGGCATGAACCTTATGGCCAAGAATGGCGTTATTGCAAATATTCTTCCTGGAACATCATTTAGCCTTATGAAAAATTATGCAGAGGCTAGAAAAATGATAGAACATGGAGTACCTATTGCCTTATCAACTGATTACAATCCGGGAAGTTGTCCAACTGAAAACATACAGTTTATAATGCAATTAGGATCGTTAGCACTTAAAATGACTCCAAATGAAGTATTAACTGCTGTAACTATAAATGCAGCTTATTCAGTTGATAAAGCGGATGAAATTGGATCTATAGAGGTAGGAAAAAAGGCAGACCTAGTTATATTCGATGCTCCTAATGTAGATTATATAATGTACCATTTTGGAATCAACCATACACATAGTGTATATAAAGAAGGAAAATTAGTTGTAGATAATAAGAGGGTTGTGTATTAA
- a CDS encoding glycosyltransferase family 4 protein: MKIAFICTEKLPVPPILSGAIQIYITNLLPILSKYHDITVFSLSNSKLPDREENGNITHIRVSGRTKAEYVNNIKENLTDEFDLVHVFNRPKWVRVLSRSLPNTPFSLSLHNEMFLPKKIDAKRAVECIDRVEFICTVSEFIANGVENLYPNAKGKMNAVYSAVDLDRIKPFWSEDVLQDRIDMRKKYDVKDNAKVIIYVGRLSKKKGPDVLIKAMKIVLQDYPDTKLIFVGSKWYGNNATDDYVKNLQAAAQELGDSIAFTGFLTPDEIPKYYNMGDLFVCTSQWQEPLARVHYEAMASALPMITTNRGGNAEVINQGVNGFAIDDYTNPDEFSKYIKYLIENEEKSIEMGKAGREFVEEYHNWNVIANRLLRLFDSVEKKYYK; this comes from the coding sequence ATGAAAATTGCATTTATATGTACGGAAAAGCTACCAGTACCACCTATACTCAGTGGAGCTATTCAAATATATATAACTAATTTACTTCCTATTTTATCAAAGTATCATGATATAACCGTATTTAGCTTGAGTAATAGCAAGCTACCAGATAGAGAGGAAAATGGCAATATAACTCATATAAGAGTTTCTGGAAGAACAAAAGCTGAGTATGTAAACAATATAAAAGAAAATCTTACAGATGAATTTGATCTTGTTCATGTGTTTAATAGACCTAAGTGGGTTCGTGTGCTTAGTCGTAGTCTGCCTAATACACCTTTTAGCTTGAGTCTTCATAATGAAATGTTCTTGCCTAAAAAAATAGATGCTAAAAGAGCTGTAGAATGCATAGATAGAGTTGAGTTTATATGTACTGTAAGTGAATTTATAGCTAATGGAGTGGAAAATTTATATCCAAATGCTAAAGGAAAGATGAATGCGGTTTATTCTGCTGTTGACTTAGACCGTATAAAACCATTTTGGAGTGAAGATGTTTTACAAGATAGAATTGATATGAGAAAAAAATATGATGTAAAGGATAATGCAAAAGTTATTATATATGTTGGAAGACTGTCTAAGAAAAAAGGTCCTGATGTTTTAATAAAGGCTATGAAGATTGTCCTACAGGATTATCCAGATACTAAACTTATATTTGTTGGTAGCAAATGGTATGGAAACAATGCTACTGATGATTATGTAAAAAACCTTCAGGCTGCTGCCCAAGAGCTTGGGGATAGTATAGCATTTACAGGATTTTTAACTCCTGATGAAATACCTAAGTACTATAATATGGGTGATTTATTCGTTTGTACATCTCAATGGCAAGAACCTCTTGCTAGAGTGCATTATGAAGCCATGGCAAGTGCTCTTCCTATGATAACAACAAACAGGGGCGGAAATGCAGAGGTAATAAATCAAGGAGTAAATGGATTTGCAATTGATGATTACACAAACCCAGATGAGTTTAGTAAGTATATAAAATATTTGATAGAAAATGAAGAAAAATCTATTGAAATGGGTAAGGCTGGAAGAGAATTTGTTGAAGAGTATCATAACTGGAATGTAATTGCTAATAGGTTGTTAAGACTATTTGATAGTGTTGAAAAGAAATATTATAAATAA
- the ftcD gene encoding glutamate formimidoyltransferase, translating to MAKIVQCVPNFSEGRDLDKIEKIVDPLRGKKGVKLLNYEADKDYNRVVVTVIGEPEAVKNAVVEAIGVAAQVIDMTKHEGQHSRMGATDVVPFIPIKEMSMDEAVELANSCAKDVWEKHKVPVFLYEKAATKPDRENLATVRKGQFEGMSEKLQDPNWHPDFGENKIHPTAGITAVGARMPLIAYNINLDTTNIEIANKIARCIRHSNGGFRFCKAGPVEIPERQMVQVTMNLTDYTKTSMYRVFETVRMEAKRYGVNVMGSEVVGLVPMEAIADTAAYYLGLENFGMDKILETGLME from the coding sequence ATGGCTAAAATAGTTCAATGCGTTCCAAACTTCAGTGAAGGTAGAGATTTAGATAAGATAGAAAAAATAGTAGATCCTCTTAGAGGGAAAAAAGGTGTTAAGCTTTTAAATTATGAAGCTGATAAAGATTACAATAGAGTAGTTGTTACTGTAATTGGAGAGCCAGAGGCTGTAAAAAATGCAGTTGTAGAAGCCATAGGTGTAGCAGCTCAAGTAATAGATATGACTAAGCATGAAGGACAACATTCTAGAATGGGAGCAACTGATGTAGTGCCATTTATTCCTATCAAGGAAATGAGCATGGATGAGGCAGTTGAACTTGCAAACTCTTGTGCAAAAGATGTTTGGGAAAAGCATAAAGTACCAGTATTTTTATATGAAAAAGCAGCTACAAAACCAGATAGAGAAAATCTTGCAACAGTTAGAAAGGGTCAATTTGAAGGAATGAGTGAAAAATTACAAGATCCTAATTGGCATCCAGATTTTGGTGAAAATAAGATACATCCAACTGCTGGAATTACTGCTGTTGGAGCTAGAATGCCGCTTATAGCATACAATATAAATCTTGATACTACAAACATAGAAATAGCTAATAAGATAGCAAGATGTATAAGACATTCAAATGGAGGATTTAGATTCTGCAAGGCTGGCCCTGTTGAAATACCAGAAAGACAAATGGTTCAAGTTACTATGAATCTAACAGATTACACTAAGACTAGTATGTATAGAGTATTTGAAACAGTTAGAATGGAAGCTAAAAGATACGGTGTAAATGTTATGGGTAGTGAAGTTGTAGGTTTAGTTCCTATGGAGGCTATAGCAGACACTGCAGCTTATTATCTAGGGCTTGAGAACTTTGGTATGGATAAGATATTAGAAACTGGACTTATGGAGTAG
- a CDS encoding UDP-glucose dehydrogenase family protein, producing MNICVIGAGYVGLITSVSFAKMGNNVICVEKNIEKVDSLNKGIPTIYEEGLNDLLIECLEKETISFTNNLEDSIKKSDIVFIAVGTPSLDNGEVDMNQVYECIKEISKYIDRYKIIVNKSTVPVGSQKYVKDLLIKNGVSCDKFDVVSNPEFLREGKALYDFFYGDKIVIGHESQKSRNIMNLLYKPFNIQTIFTSPETAELIKYASNAFLSTKISFINEVANLCNKVGADIDTVSMALGLDKRISPEFLKPGIGYGGSCFPKDTVGLISIGEKYNCPFEIVKSAVSVNNKQRLIPVDILLEEYHDIKDKTITLLGLTFKSGTDDIREAPSLYIIEELLKKGVKINAYDPMVSDEIKEIYPNINYFNNMNESILGSECIIICTDWEEFKDIDLDFVKDNMKEAFIIDGRNMLSLDEAKKRNIKYYSIGKGYTN from the coding sequence ATGAACATTTGTGTAATAGGTGCTGGTTACGTAGGGCTTATAACGTCTGTATCATTTGCTAAAATGGGAAATAACGTAATCTGTGTTGAAAAAAATATAGAAAAAGTCGACAGTCTAAATAAAGGTATTCCAACTATATACGAAGAAGGTTTAAATGATTTATTAATTGAGTGTTTAGAAAAAGAAACTATAAGCTTTACAAATAATTTGGAAGATAGCATAAAAAAATCTGATATTGTATTCATAGCTGTTGGAACTCCATCCCTTGACAACGGAGAAGTGGATATGAATCAAGTATATGAATGTATAAAAGAAATATCTAAGTATATAGATAGATATAAAATAATAGTAAACAAAAGCACTGTTCCCGTTGGCAGTCAAAAATATGTAAAAGATTTATTAATTAAAAATGGAGTATCTTGTGACAAATTTGATGTAGTATCTAATCCCGAATTTTTAAGAGAAGGAAAAGCTCTATACGATTTCTTTTATGGAGATAAGATAGTAATAGGACATGAATCTCAAAAGTCTAGAAATATAATGAATTTATTATATAAACCATTCAATATACAGACTATATTCACATCTCCAGAAACTGCTGAGCTTATAAAATACGCTTCAAATGCATTTTTATCCACTAAAATATCATTTATAAATGAAGTTGCTAATTTGTGTAATAAAGTAGGCGCTGATATAGATACAGTATCTATGGCCCTAGGACTTGATAAAAGAATATCACCTGAATTCTTAAAACCAGGAATAGGATATGGTGGATCTTGTTTTCCAAAGGATACTGTAGGACTTATTTCAATCGGGGAAAAATACAACTGCCCATTTGAAATAGTAAAAAGTGCAGTTAGTGTAAACAACAAGCAAAGACTTATTCCAGTTGATATATTACTTGAAGAATACCATGATATAAAAGATAAGACAATAACACTTTTAGGCCTTACATTCAAAAGTGGAACAGACGATATAAGAGAAGCTCCATCTTTATATATAATAGAAGAACTATTAAAAAAAGGTGTAAAAATAAATGCATACGATCCTATGGTATCAGATGAGATAAAAGAAATATATCCAAATATAAACTATTTTAATAATATGAATGAATCTATATTAGGATCAGAATGTATTATTATTTGTACAGATTGGGAAGAATTCAAAGATATTGATTTAGACTTTGTGAAGGATAATATGAAGGAAGCCTTTATAATAGACGGAAGAAATATGTTGAGTTTAGATGAAGCTAAGAAAAGAAATATAAAGTATTACTCAATAGGTAAAGGATATACAAATTAA
- a CDS encoding CotS family spore coat protein yields the protein MPSKGEDITPVLKEYDINVKGIKLESYKGKKGVWWINTDKGYKILKKQSFSDKTLDFIIDAINHLNSNGVYIPNIIKTRLGDDYVIKDGVCFVLSEAIDGSTLNYSSDENVRRIIHELARFHKASRGFNPREDYKVRTHLGLWTEKYEKEMHKLEKYYNVELNKNEHSEFGKIILKEYPHFYKRINSAIDGFYKKSYIDWVKEVEEIGGLCHQDFTAGNCILENTGRLYILDTDSLTIDIPLRDIRKILNKIMKRQNDGWDYELTKNILKWYNEQNPLKDYQWDVLKPTLTYPHLFVGIMSKYYERREKTWTEQKYVKRLKEMISIEKSVEPIINNFEDIIPV from the coding sequence ATGCCAAGTAAAGGTGAAGATATAACTCCTGTTCTTAAGGAATATGATATTAATGTTAAAGGTATTAAATTAGAATCATATAAAGGGAAAAAAGGTGTTTGGTGGATTAATACTGATAAGGGATATAAGATACTTAAAAAGCAATCTTTTTCAGATAAGACACTAGATTTTATTATAGATGCAATTAACCATTTAAATAGTAATGGAGTTTATATACCTAATATAATAAAAACTAGATTAGGAGATGATTATGTTATAAAGGATGGAGTATGCTTTGTATTAAGTGAAGCAATTGATGGATCTACTCTTAATTATTCAAGTGATGAAAATGTTAGAAGAATAATACATGAACTTGCAAGATTTCATAAGGCATCTAGGGGATTTAATCCAAGAGAGGATTATAAGGTTAGAACTCACCTTGGACTTTGGACAGAAAAGTATGAAAAAGAAATGCACAAACTAGAGAAATATTATAATGTGGAGCTTAATAAAAATGAACATTCTGAGTTTGGAAAGATTATATTAAAGGAATATCCTCATTTTTATAAAAGAATAAATAGTGCTATAGATGGTTTTTATAAGAAATCCTATATTGATTGGGTAAAAGAGGTAGAAGAAATAGGAGGTCTTTGCCATCAAGATTTTACAGCTGGAAACTGTATATTAGAGAATACTGGAAGATTATATATACTAGATACTGATTCTTTGACTATTGATATACCTCTTAGAGATATTAGAAAGATATTAAATAAGATAATGAAGAGACAAAATGATGGGTGGGATTATGAACTAACAAAGAATATATTAAAATGGTACAATGAGCAAAATCCTTTAAAAGATTATCAATGGGATGTTTTAAAGCCTACATTGACATATCCTCATTTATTCGTAGGAATAATGAGCAAGTATTATGAGAGAAGAGAAAAGACTTGGACAGAGCAAAAATACGTCAAGAGGTTAAAAGAAATGATATCTATTGAAAAATCCGTAGAACCTATCATAAATAATTTTGAAGATATTATTCCGGTATAA
- a CDS encoding cyclodeaminase/cyclohydrolase family protein: MKLIDMKVIDFSNEVDSKSPAPGGGSVAALASNIGISLGRMMGNLSFGKKKFEALDEDIKKEFKEKFEKLGSIRDNLLELVDKDTESFNEVMKAFKLPKETDEQKSIRKKAIQDATIGSIDVPFETAKNSLDALELMEYFVDYGNQNAITDLGVGNLLLYTGLEGAILNVKVNLCGLNDGEFVQKKRSECEDMILKGSKIKDCVLKRVHEKLV; the protein is encoded by the coding sequence GTGAAGCTTATAGATATGAAGGTTATAGATTTTTCTAATGAAGTAGATTCTAAGTCTCCAGCTCCTGGTGGAGGATCTGTTGCAGCTCTTGCTTCTAATATAGGAATAAGCCTTGGTAGAATGATGGGAAACTTAAGCTTTGGAAAGAAAAAATTTGAAGCTTTAGATGAAGATATAAAAAAAGAGTTTAAAGAAAAGTTCGAAAAGCTAGGCTCAATAAGAGATAATCTTTTAGAACTTGTAGATAAGGATACAGAGTCTTTTAATGAAGTTATGAAGGCATTTAAGCTTCCAAAAGAAACTGATGAACAAAAGAGTATAAGAAAAAAAGCTATACAAGATGCTACTATAGGGTCTATAGATGTTCCTTTTGAAACAGCTAAAAACTCACTAGATGCACTTGAGCTTATGGAGTATTTTGTTGATTATGGAAATCAAAATGCTATAACTGATTTAGGTGTTGGAAATCTTCTTTTATACACTGGACTTGAAGGTGCAATACTGAATGTTAAGGTAAATTTATGTGGACTTAACGATGGTGAATTTGTACAAAAGAAAAGATCTGAGTGTGAAGATATGATATTAAAAGGTTCTAAAATAAAGGACTGCGTACTAAAAAGAGTACATGAAAAGTTAGTTTAA
- a CDS encoding DUF5316 family protein, with translation MNKILWGFVVECLVIIIYLITRSEKFFIYATSIIGFGSLGIGAIVSGLISDNIYRRTEFESSDERHERLDRTGNLILFGIPSIVILIFYYTVIK, from the coding sequence ATGAATAAAATTCTATGGGGATTTGTAGTGGAATGTCTAGTTATTATTATCTATTTAATAACTAGAAGTGAAAAGTTTTTTATTTACGCAACCTCAATTATAGGCTTTGGAAGTTTAGGAATTGGAGCAATTGTATCAGGGCTAATAAGTGATAATATCTATCGTAGAACAGAATTTGAAAGTAGCGATGAGAGACATGAAAGACTGGATAGAACAGGAAATCTGATTTTGTTTGGAATCCCAAGTATTGTTATTTTGATTTTTTATTATACTGTTATTAAATAA
- a CDS encoding transcription initiation factor IIE, whose translation MKYQEKYIGSKEDLYVFLKDNYSKLMREILEIEGEKVVLPDDKELVYKVKYENDELEGSYSVKISWANQEEFEEEEEEIEF comes from the coding sequence ATGAAATATCAAGAAAAATATATAGGAAGTAAAGAAGATTTATATGTATTCTTAAAGGATAATTATTCAAAATTAATGAGAGAAATACTTGAAATAGAAGGCGAAAAAGTAGTACTTCCTGATGATAAAGAATTAGTATATAAGGTAAAGTATGAGAATGATGAATTAGAAGGATCTTATTCTGTTAAAATAAGTTGGGCAAACCAAGAAGAATTTGAAGAAGAAGAAGAAGAAATTGAATTTTAA
- a CDS encoding CotS family spore coat protein — protein MSTLNQLAKDVLLNYGMEVDEFKIIQNSGLKTIWKFDYNGKTICLKRLRHSKERALFSVNAQVYIRNKGGHVPSIYLNNDEEPLTEYNEQLFVVYEWIESKDLNFGKAEDFKIAMEALAKFHIDSIGYIPPEEAKVSSKIGKWKDQYESMKKRMLKWKDEASNNLNNKSHKAYFDNIDSIIELADISIGMLEKSAYFKICNNDLHEFTLCHQDYGVGNVIYSEGGPYVIDLDGVTYDLVIRDLRKIIGKKMQKGGGWKENVIKTTLSYYEQYNKLSPEMLEILKIDLLYPHWFFGDVKNLYKKNKSVSANKIESIAKLELSKVSLLKDLF, from the coding sequence ATGTCAACTTTAAATCAACTGGCTAAGGATGTTTTACTAAATTATGGTATGGAAGTAGATGAGTTTAAAATAATTCAAAATAGTGGACTTAAAACTATCTGGAAGTTTGATTACAATGGAAAAACAATATGTCTTAAAAGACTTAGACACAGCAAGGAGAGAGCTTTATTTTCGGTGAATGCACAAGTCTATATCCGAAATAAAGGGGGACATGTTCCGAGTATATATTTAAATAATGATGAAGAGCCTTTAACAGAATATAATGAGCAGTTATTCGTAGTATACGAATGGATAGAGTCAAAGGATTTGAACTTTGGTAAAGCAGAGGATTTTAAAATAGCGATGGAGGCTCTTGCTAAGTTCCATATAGATTCTATAGGTTATATACCTCCTGAAGAAGCTAAAGTATCATCAAAAATAGGAAAATGGAAAGATCAGTATGAGTCTATGAAAAAGAGAATGCTAAAGTGGAAGGACGAGGCATCTAATAATTTAAATAATAAATCTCATAAAGCGTATTTTGATAATATAGACTCTATAATAGAACTTGCTGATATTAGTATAGGTATGCTTGAAAAATCAGCTTATTTTAAAATCTGTAATAATGATCTTCATGAATTTACTTTATGTCATCAGGATTATGGTGTTGGAAATGTTATTTATTCAGAGGGTGGTCCATATGTTATAGATCTTGATGGTGTAACATATGATTTGGTTATAAGAGATCTTAGAAAAATAATAGGTAAGAAGATGCAAAAGGGAGGGGGATGGAAAGAAAATGTAATAAAGACAACTTTATCTTACTATGAACAGTACAATAAGCTATCTCCCGAGATGTTAGAAATATTAAAGATAGATTTATTATATCCACATTGGTTCTTTGGCGATGTTAAGAACTTGTATAAGAAGAATAAGAGTGTTAGTGCTAATAAGATAGAGTCAATAGCAAAATTGGAGCTTAGTAAGGTGAGTTTATTAAAAGATTTGTTCTAG